Below is a window of Methanobrevibacter sp. DNA.
TCTGAATTTCAGAAACGATTTCAGCAAATCTTTTTGATACTTCATCATTCGGGTCGAGTGTTGATATTACACCTTCCTGATTAGGTGAATCTGAAACTTTTTCTTCTATTGGAAGGTCGCCCAAATAGGTGATTTCCATCTCTTCAGCGAATTTCTCACCATTTCCTTTTCCAAATACATGAAGCTTTTCTGAACAGTGAGGACAGATATAGTAAGCCATGTTTTCAATAAGGCCTATTTTATCAATATTCATCATCTCAACCATTTTAACACATTTCAAAACGTCTTCCTGTGATACGACGTTAGGTGTTGTTACCATAATTACCGCATCAGCATCAGGAATGGTTTGCAATACTGTTAAAGGTTCGTCCCCAGTTCCAGGAGGGTTGTCAATGATTAAATAATCAAGACTTCCCCAGTGAGAGTCAGATATGAGCTGTCTGATTGCTCCGGTTTTTTGAGGACCTCTCCATATGATTGGTGTGTCGATATTTTCCAAAAGGAATGCCATTGACATTACTTTAAGACCGCTTGGAGTGGTAACCGGAAACATTGAATGTTTGTACTCTTCCTGTTTTGCTTTGATGAATTCAGCTTTCTGCTCATCATTTTCAAATGTTTCTTTTGCCATTGCTCCTTCTGTAAGGTCTCTGAATACTTCAAACTGATAGTTCTGGAAATTTTCACCGTAAAGTTCAAGGCCCAGCATTTTAGGAATGTTCGGTCCGTGAATATCAGCATCCAAAATACCTGTTTTAAAGCCTTGTTTCTGTAAGGTTTCAGCAAGATTGGCAGCTACTGTGGATTTTCCGACTCCTCCTTTTCCACTCATAACCACAATTTTATGTTTGATTTGACCAAGATTTTTAGCAAGTCTTATTTCCTGTTCAATCATTTGTTTTTGTTGTTCAGGAGTCATCTGACCCCCGTGACCATGATGACCGTGTCCATGTTCCGGCATAATATATCTCCCCCTTAATTTTTAGTTTATTTAATTGAATTTTTTACTTACTTCTTCAACTGCAAGTATTAGCGGATCTGTAACCATTGATACGGGCGGCGCATAAGCGAATTCCATATTGCTTAAGTCAAAGCAGGTCAAACCTTCGGTGATAGCCAGTGTCATGGTATCGATTCTTTCAGCTACCCTTTCCTCTGCTATGATTTGGCATCCTATAATGGTTCCGTTTCCGTCACATATAACCTTAATGTCCATTGGTTTTGCATTAGGATAGTATCTTGCCCTTGTAAGAGCTTCCACTTTTTGAACAACAGGTCTGATTCTGTTCTGCTGAGCGAAACTTGTTGTGTAACCTACTGCACCGAATTCCAGTTTTCCGACTTTTGACACCATTGAGTTCAATACAGGGTTGAATTTGGATTTTTTACCGCAGATTGTACGTGCCAATGTTTTTGATTCACGAACAGCAGTTGTACCTAATTGGGATATGGTGTTTGAACCTAAAATAAGGTCTTTGGATTCTACACAGTCCCCTACTGCATAAACGTCTTCAACTGAGGTTTCCATTCTGTCGTTTACAAGGATTGCCCATCTTCCGATTTCACATCCTGCCATTTCAGCCAGTTTAAGTTCTGCCCTGACACCTGTTGCCATGATTACCATGTCAGCGTCATATATTTCCTCATCGCCGAAGCATGCCCTTTCAACTTTTCCGTCACCTAAAAGCTTGGTGATCGGTTTGCCCAATACCACTTTGATTCCTTCCATTTCAAGGTATTTTACCAGAATATCAGACATATCTTTATCAAGAGACCTTGGAACGATTTGAGGAAGCATTTCACTTAAGATAACATTCAAACCCTGTTTTTTAAGTGCGTATGCAATTTCAATACCGATTAAACCTGCACCAGTGACGATAGC
It encodes the following:
- a CDS encoding FAD-dependent oxidoreductase, with the protein product MKVVIVGGGAGGISTASNIRKLNKEIEITVITRDNKVAYSPCAIPYVLSGKIESFDDIVMRTPEDYKEKDIDVIIEAEVTAVDSDKKTVTYEKDGKETVLDYDKLVLATGGSPFIPPMQGVDLDGVYRIRNIDDGIKVQEAMKEAKSAIVTGAGLIGIEIAYALKKQGLNVILSEMLPQIVPRSLDKDMSDILVKYLEMEGIKVVLGKPITKLLGDGKVERACFGDEEIYDADMVIMATGVRAELKLAEMAGCEIGRWAILVNDRMETSVEDVYAVGDCVESKDLILGSNTISQLGTTAVRESKTLARTICGKKSKFNPVLNSMVSKVGKLEFGAVGYTTSFAQQNRIRPVVQKVEALTRARYYPNAKPMDIKVICDGNGTIIGCQIIAEERVAERIDTMTLAITEGLTCFDLSNMEFAYAPPVSMVTDPLILAVEEVSKKFN
- a CDS encoding Mrp/NBP35 family ATP-binding protein, whose amino-acid sequence is MPEHGHGHHGHGGQMTPEQQKQMIEQEIRLAKNLGQIKHKIVVMSGKGGVGKSTVAANLAETLQKQGFKTGILDADIHGPNIPKMLGLELYGENFQNYQFEVFRDLTEGAMAKETFENDEQKAEFIKAKQEEYKHSMFPVTTPSGLKVMSMAFLLENIDTPIIWRGPQKTGAIRQLISDSHWGSLDYLIIDNPPGTGDEPLTVLQTIPDADAVIMVTTPNVVSQEDVLKCVKMVEMMNIDKIGLIENMAYYICPHCSEKLHVFGKGNGEKFAEEMEITYLGDLPIEEKVSDSPNQEGVISTLDPNDEVSKRFAEIVSEIQKDFIKD